A single window of Dysgonomonadaceae bacterium PH5-43 DNA harbors:
- a CDS encoding hypothetical protein (product_source=Hypo-rule applied; cleavage_site_network=SignalP-noTM; superfamily=56935; transmembrane_helix_parts=Inside_1_6,TMhelix_7_29,Outside_30_425), translating to MIKTKSVLLLFLLALLPVTIYSQNVNTVSPYTQYGYGQLADPSFGSQRGMGGIGYGLRNSEKINPLNPASYSAVDSMTFMLDFAVKGQTAWLKDGSTSNTKNTAGIEYIAMQFPLSQKLGMGVGLSPVSHVGYEYRLNQYVPELDTYAASTYKGKGGFNKAYATVSYNFLDRLSVGVNLGYMFGNIYKTGYTMPVTSGHQISWNDTINTSTLTYELGLQYTFPLENKDVVTIGAVFSPKIKMSNKTKKGILRTQSGSIISDSIVSVGKTSYQMPETYSIGFTYNKPRKFTLGADFQYQRWGDADYYDITNSQLTLTDRMKINVGAEYIPNYTAGNVFKKMRYRAGAYYSNSYVEVDNKYGYKDMGLTLGFGIPMVDKRSFINLAFEYNIISPDKRPNANMIDEKYFRFTLSYTFNELWFFKRKLQ from the coding sequence ATGATTAAAACGAAATCAGTTTTACTATTATTTTTACTGGCATTATTGCCCGTAACTATATATTCTCAAAATGTAAACACAGTATCGCCATACACTCAGTATGGTTACGGACAATTAGCAGACCCAAGTTTTGGCTCGCAAAGAGGTATGGGTGGTATAGGATACGGGCTTAGAAACTCTGAGAAGATTAATCCTTTGAACCCAGCTTCGTATTCAGCGGTAGATTCAATGACCTTTATGCTCGATTTTGCAGTTAAAGGGCAAACAGCGTGGTTGAAAGATGGTTCGACATCAAACACTAAAAACACTGCGGGTATAGAATATATAGCAATGCAATTCCCTTTGTCGCAGAAGTTAGGAATGGGCGTAGGCTTGTCTCCTGTGTCTCACGTGGGATATGAATACAGATTAAATCAATATGTTCCTGAATTAGACACCTACGCAGCATCTACATACAAAGGAAAGGGAGGTTTCAATAAGGCGTATGCAACAGTTTCGTACAACTTTTTAGACCGTTTGTCTGTCGGAGTTAACCTTGGGTATATGTTTGGGAATATATATAAAACAGGTTATACAATGCCTGTTACATCGGGGCATCAAATAAGTTGGAACGATACAATCAATACTTCTACTTTAACGTATGAACTTGGACTTCAATATACTTTCCCATTAGAAAATAAAGATGTTGTAACAATAGGAGCGGTATTCTCTCCTAAAATTAAAATGTCTAATAAAACAAAGAAAGGAATATTAAGAACTCAGAGTGGTTCAATAATCTCTGATAGCATAGTTTCTGTGGGAAAAACTTCTTATCAGATGCCTGAAACATACTCTATAGGTTTCACTTATAATAAACCCAGAAAATTTACTCTTGGAGCCGACTTCCAATATCAACGTTGGGGCGATGCCGATTATTATGATATTACCAACTCGCAATTAACATTAACTGATAGAATGAAAATTAATGTAGGAGCGGAGTATATACCAAACTATACAGCAGGTAATGTTTTTAAGAAAATGAGATATAGAGCTGGTGCTTATTACTCTAACTCGTATGTTGAGGTTGATAATAAATATGGTTATAAAGATATGGGACTTACATTGGGATTTGGCATCCCGATGGTAGATAAACGTTCCTTTATCAATTTAGCTTTTGAATATAATATTATTAGTCCAGACAAGCGTCCTAACGCTAATATGATAGACGAAAAATATTTTAGATTTACACTTAGTTATACTTTCAACGAATTGTGGTTCTTCAAACGAAAACTTCAGTAA
- a CDS encoding LPS export ABC transporter protein LptC (product_source=TIGR04409; pfam=PF06835; tigrfam=TIGR04409), with product MSCKKDNKGMSTVVVEAALMPRMHTEDVTTLISDSGVARYRISAKTWDMYENDTTSYWLLPDGVYAEQLSKELKADSLPNIEASLKADTAYYYSKRSLMHLIGNVYISNTDGMVFETSELFYDEKPQSPSNAIYTDKFVKVTSPDGTVFTGIGMKSDASMKEPIFYKTTAEIEIKEEIMADSTTVDNDSVAVNNNMETENKNE from the coding sequence ATGTCCTGTAAGAAAGATAATAAAGGGATGTCTACTGTTGTTGTGGAAGCAGCCTTAATGCCGCGAATGCATACCGAAGATGTTACAACCTTAATCTCAGATTCGGGAGTTGCTCGCTATAGAATCAGCGCAAAAACTTGGGATATGTATGAAAACGACACAACTTCGTATTGGCTTTTACCAGATGGAGTTTATGCGGAACAACTAAGTAAAGAGTTAAAAGCCGATAGTTTACCAAATATAGAAGCTTCTCTAAAAGCTGATACAGCATATTATTATAGTAAAAGATCTTTAATGCACCTTATTGGTAATGTATATATAAGCAATACAGATGGAATGGTGTTTGAAACTTCTGAGTTGTTTTACGATGAAAAGCCTCAATCTCCTTCTAATGCAATTTATACAGATAAGTTTGTGAAAGTAACTTCTCCCGATGGAACGGTATTTACTGGTATTGGTATGAAATCAGACGCCTCTATGAAAGAACCTATATTCTATAAAACCACAGCCGAAATAGAAATTAAAGAAGAGATTATGGCTGATTCAACAACTGTAGACAACGATAGTGTTGCTGTAAATAACAATATGGAAACAGAAAATAAAAATGAGTAA
- a CDS encoding CBS domain containing-hemolysin-like protein (product_source=COG1253; cath_funfam=3.10.580.10,3.30.465.10; cog=COG1253; pfam=PF00571,PF01595,PF03471; smart=SM00116,SM01091; superfamily=54631,56176; transmembrane_helix_parts=Inside_1_4,TMhelix_5_27,Outside_28_58,TMhelix_59_81,Inside_82_87,TMhelix_88_110,Outside_111_124,TMhelix_125_147,Inside_148_419), whose amino-acid sequence MSNTCIIILIILLFSFFLSTAKYAFQLSNKLILELEKNKKNLTFKILNIFYKYSDRYFYTIIIGKSLSVLIYAYLSIEILISGLQNNITNYTLLFITSVVIAVLIWLFVVELLPKILIRLNPNLFLIIIAIPFYIVYLLIYPISALISIIGTLSLKLLGINHLNINSESKALGKEELDQFIQDTLDNTPENTELNKEVQLFQNALEFSNVKIKDCIVPRTEIAAIEKGADLKDLINLFVKTGFSKIIVYEDDLDNIIGYIHSSELFSQPNDWTKSIYPIPFVPENMLGSKLMKNMLAENKSIVVVIDEFGGTVGIITLEDLVEEIFGEIEDEHDTQMLVSRKVNDTEYILSGRLEIDNINDEFDLDIPKSDEYMTLAGFILHNFQDFPKVNETITIDKYEIKILRVTQTKIELVKLKCI is encoded by the coding sequence ATGAGTAATACGTGTATTATAATACTGATTATATTGTTGTTTTCATTCTTTTTGTCTACGGCAAAATACGCATTCCAATTATCAAATAAGCTGATTTTAGAATTAGAAAAGAATAAGAAAAACTTAACTTTTAAGATATTAAATATATTCTATAAATATTCCGACCGTTACTTTTATACTATAATCATAGGTAAAAGTTTATCTGTTCTAATATATGCATATTTAAGTATAGAAATTCTCATTAGTGGTTTACAAAATAATATAACCAATTATACTTTACTCTTTATAACAAGTGTTGTGATAGCTGTGTTGATATGGTTGTTTGTTGTAGAGCTTCTTCCAAAGATATTGATAAGATTAAATCCAAATCTGTTTTTGATAATTATTGCTATACCTTTTTATATAGTATACTTACTTATTTATCCTATTTCGGCTCTAATATCAATAATAGGAACACTCTCCTTAAAGTTGTTAGGGATTAATCACCTGAATATAAATTCCGAATCAAAAGCCTTAGGTAAAGAGGAGTTAGACCAGTTTATTCAAGATACTTTAGATAATACACCTGAAAATACAGAACTAAACAAGGAAGTTCAGCTATTTCAGAATGCTCTTGAGTTTTCTAATGTAAAAATAAAAGACTGTATAGTGCCTCGCACAGAAATAGCAGCAATTGAAAAGGGTGCTGATCTAAAAGATTTAATAAATCTGTTTGTTAAAACAGGATTTTCTAAGATTATTGTTTACGAAGATGATTTGGATAATATAATAGGGTATATCCACTCGTCAGAACTTTTCTCCCAACCCAACGACTGGACAAAGTCGATATATCCTATCCCTTTTGTTCCTGAAAATATGTTAGGAAGTAAGCTTATGAAGAATATGCTTGCAGAGAATAAAAGCATAGTTGTTGTTATAGATGAATTTGGCGGAACAGTGGGGATTATTACCTTAGAAGATTTGGTAGAAGAGATATTTGGAGAGATAGAAGATGAACACGATACTCAAATGTTGGTATCCAGAAAAGTTAATGATACAGAATATATATTGTCGGGACGATTAGAGATAGATAATATTAATGACGAATTTGACTTAGATATTCCAAAGTCTGACGAATATATGACTCTTGCAGGCTTTATATTGCATAATTTCCAAGACTTCCCTAAAGTAAACGAAACAATTACAATAGATAAATATGAGATTAAAATATTGCGAGTTACGCAAACTAAAATAGAATTAGTAAAGCTTAAATGCATATAG
- a CDS encoding peptidyl-prolyl cis-trans isomerase D (product_source=KO:K03770; cath_funfam=1.10.4030.10; ko=KO:K03770; pfam=PF13616,PF13623; superfamily=109998,54534; transmembrane_helix_parts=Inside_1_11,TMhelix_12_31,Outside_32_712) — protein MAMLEKIRSKAVLLVVVVGVALLAFIIGDFLNSGSTFFHQKKENVVVVNGEGIHFQDFQAKVDARVNGQKMNTGKNLSDDEMQRVRLDVYNSLIDNMLYKEEADKLGIVVSKEEYFDMTMGDNVSPMIQQMPAFQNPETGRFDKDILIEFLQLTEAEDYDMYPAEYQAQLKAQKQQWLIVEDLILEEQLKSKFSTLVASAVLTNSIEAKESFENNKISVDFDYVAQPYSSIPDSEVSVSDAEIQKRYNETKESYSQEEAKLLNYIAINIKPSKADFENVETKLSGIKADFQSKENVAEIVQINSDFPYVNAYRSFNSLDRNLQNFVGNNTIGSVEGPLLIGNEYHLYKLEGEKVASDSVKFNMLPLPMFNDEATFKTVTDSLMQVVKTTSFSEMALSATGGQSNGEFGWATEMELASQANVSFKDQVFNAKVNDLFIAEIPNGGKFMIQILEKTAPVKKYKIADIQVVVNPSQETKRAEYNALSQYVSNNHSVAAMKDNASEAGYNLRADVEIVKDQINLGGIQNTRQIVQWAFNQKDGAISDIYECQNGEYLVVAAVASSLAEGYRPLASVTNLIERELINEKKGEKILADLKSKNLTTMEQYAEALGTTPQSVKFVTFATSNISGIGNEPVLNAEAPLAQVGEVAGPFLGKSKAYIIYVTDKKVGEEEYNEDMQKQQLQMQNSFLRYSIMQSADLLRENATIDSNFNNFY, from the coding sequence ATGGCAATGTTAGAGAAAATTAGAAGTAAAGCCGTACTATTAGTTGTGGTAGTAGGGGTTGCTTTGTTAGCATTTATTATCGGAGACTTTCTTAACTCAGGATCAACATTCTTTCATCAAAAGAAAGAAAATGTTGTTGTGGTGAATGGTGAGGGAATTCATTTCCAAGATTTCCAAGCTAAAGTAGACGCTCGTGTTAACGGACAAAAGATGAACACAGGCAAAAATCTATCAGACGATGAAATGCAGAGAGTAAGATTAGATGTTTATAATTCACTTATAGACAATATGCTTTACAAAGAAGAGGCTGATAAATTAGGTATAGTAGTAAGTAAAGAAGAATACTTCGATATGACAATGGGAGATAATGTTTCTCCTATGATTCAACAAATGCCTGCTTTCCAAAATCCTGAAACAGGAAGATTTGACAAAGATATCTTGATTGAGTTTTTGCAACTGACAGAAGCCGAAGATTATGATATGTATCCTGCAGAATATCAAGCTCAGCTTAAAGCACAAAAACAACAGTGGCTTATTGTTGAAGATTTAATTCTTGAAGAACAATTGAAATCAAAGTTTTCTACATTGGTGGCTTCTGCTGTGTTGACAAACTCTATAGAAGCAAAAGAATCTTTTGAAAACAACAAAATAAGTGTTGATTTTGATTACGTGGCTCAACCTTATAGCTCTATCCCTGATAGCGAAGTAAGTGTTAGTGATGCTGAAATTCAAAAAAGATATAACGAAACTAAAGAATCTTACTCTCAAGAGGAAGCTAAACTGCTTAACTATATTGCTATAAATATTAAACCAAGCAAAGCTGATTTCGAGAATGTAGAAACAAAACTTTCAGGCATAAAAGCTGATTTTCAGTCAAAAGAAAATGTAGCAGAGATTGTACAGATTAATTCTGATTTCCCTTATGTTAATGCTTATCGTTCTTTCAACTCATTAGATAGAAATTTACAAAACTTTGTAGGTAATAATACTATCGGTTCTGTTGAAGGTCCTTTATTAATAGGTAACGAATATCACCTGTATAAGTTAGAAGGAGAGAAAGTTGCTTCAGATTCTGTGAAGTTTAATATGCTTCCATTGCCAATGTTTAACGACGAAGCAACATTCAAAACAGTAACAGATAGTTTGATGCAAGTTGTAAAAACAACTTCTTTCTCAGAAATGGCATTGTCGGCAACTGGAGGACAATCGAACGGAGAGTTTGGTTGGGCTACTGAAATGGAATTGGCAAGTCAGGCTAATGTTAGTTTCAAAGACCAAGTATTTAATGCTAAAGTAAATGACTTATTTATAGCTGAAATACCTAACGGTGGTAAGTTTATGATTCAGATTTTGGAAAAAACTGCACCTGTGAAAAAATATAAGATAGCAGATATTCAAGTTGTGGTGAACCCAAGTCAAGAAACAAAAAGAGCTGAATATAACGCTCTTAGTCAGTATGTTTCTAATAATCATTCGGTAGCTGCTATGAAAGATAATGCAAGCGAAGCTGGATATAATCTTAGAGCTGATGTTGAGATTGTTAAAGATCAGATTAATTTAGGTGGAATACAAAATACTCGCCAGATTGTTCAGTGGGCATTCAATCAAAAAGATGGAGCTATCTCTGATATTTACGAATGTCAAAATGGCGAATACTTAGTTGTAGCTGCTGTTGCAAGTTCTTTAGCAGAAGGTTATCGTCCTTTGGCTTCAGTTACAAATCTTATAGAAAGAGAACTTATTAATGAGAAAAAAGGAGAAAAGATTTTAGCCGACTTAAAGTCTAAAAACTTAACAACAATGGAACAATATGCCGAAGCTTTAGGAACAACACCTCAGTCGGTTAAGTTTGTTACATTTGCAACGTCTAACATCTCAGGTATTGGTAATGAGCCAGTGCTTAATGCTGAAGCTCCTTTAGCACAAGTGGGAGAAGTTGCTGGTCCGTTCTTAGGTAAAAGTAAAGCATATATTATTTACGTTACAGATAAAAAGGTAGGCGAAGAAGAGTATAATGAAGATATGCAAAAACAACAATTGCAAATGCAAAACTCTTTCTTAAGATATTCGATTATGCAATCGGCAGATCTTTTAAGAGAAAATGCTACTATAGATAGTAACTTCAATAATTTTTATTAA
- a CDS encoding 23S rRNA (adenine2503-C2)-methyltransferase (product_source=KO:K06941; cath_funfam=3.20.20.70; cog=COG0820; ko=KO:K06941; pfam=PF04055,PF13394; superfamily=102114; tigrfam=TIGR00048) produces MEALLGKTLEEIQELVVQIGMPKFSAKQIADWLYCKRVSTIDDMTNISLKYRNLLKEKYIVGRYTFTNKQESTDGTVKYLFPVDNGKCIETVYLPEKERATLCVSSQVGCKMNCLFCMTGKQGFDGNLSSRDIINQIMSIPDSDKLTNVVFMGMGEPLDNYSELMKALEILTAEYGFAWSPKRITVSTIGLVPALKRFIEESQVHLAVSVHSPFHDERVSLMPVEKAYPVKDVLDLVRDYDFSHQRRFSLEYIMFGGLNDSLRHAKALADLIKDIPARVNLIKYHKIPGIDLPSSDMKMMENFRDFLNSKGIISTIRRSRGEDILAACGMLSSKNNNAI; encoded by the coding sequence ATGGAAGCATTATTGGGAAAAACATTAGAAGAGATACAAGAGCTTGTGGTACAAATTGGTATGCCTAAGTTTTCGGCAAAGCAGATTGCAGACTGGTTGTATTGCAAAAGAGTGTCGACTATAGATGATATGACCAATATATCTTTGAAGTATAGAAATCTATTAAAAGAAAAGTATATAGTAGGAAGATATACTTTTACGAACAAACAAGAATCTACAGATGGAACAGTTAAATATCTGTTTCCTGTAGATAATGGTAAATGTATCGAAACTGTGTATTTGCCAGAAAAAGAAAGAGCTACTTTATGCGTTTCTTCGCAGGTTGGTTGTAAAATGAATTGCTTGTTCTGTATGACAGGCAAACAAGGTTTTGATGGGAATTTATCGTCAAGAGATATTATTAACCAAATTATGTCTATCCCAGATTCTGATAAACTTACTAATGTTGTGTTTATGGGAATGGGAGAACCTTTAGATAATTATTCTGAGTTGATGAAAGCCTTAGAAATCCTTACCGCCGAATATGGTTTTGCTTGGAGTCCGAAACGGATAACCGTTTCTACTATTGGGTTGGTGCCAGCTTTGAAACGTTTTATAGAGGAGAGTCAAGTTCATTTGGCGGTTAGTGTGCATTCTCCTTTTCACGACGAACGAGTTTCTTTAATGCCCGTAGAAAAGGCATATCCTGTGAAAGATGTGTTAGATTTAGTAAGGGATTATGATTTCTCTCATCAAAGAAGATTCTCTTTAGAGTATATTATGTTTGGAGGCTTAAACGATAGTCTTAGACACGCAAAGGCTTTGGCCGACTTGATAAAAGATATACCTGCGAGAGTGAATCTGATAAAATATCATAAGATACCAGGTATAGATTTGCCTTCTTCGGATATGAAGATGATGGAGAATTTTAGAGATTTTCTAAACTCAAAAGGTATTATATCTACCATACGAAGATCGAGAGGCGAAGATATTCTTGCCGCTTGCGGTATGCTCTCTTCAAAAAACAACAATGCAATTTAG
- a CDS encoding 4-hydroxythreonine-4-phosphate dehydrogenase (product_source=KO:K00097; cath_funfam=3.40.718.10; cog=COG1995; ko=KO:K00097; pfam=PF04166; superfamily=53659) has translation MNNNLLRIGISQGDINGVSYELILKTFEDARLYESCIPVLYGSSKVLAYHRKVLNLPTYSSNNITKADEAMPEKFNIINVIDDEVIVELGKQTQEGVAASLKSLEKALADLKAGNIDILLTTPTASEQIIEDDSENDNSKINMLISDTFRIGLVTDKVPFSEVPSLITKETLVNKIKALHNALVRDFQNTSPRIAVLALNPQAGLNEQPGKEETEVIIPAIQTATENKVFCFGPYSADTFFSSGEYMKFDATLAMYYDQGMIAFQTLGQGVKYMANTSKVAVSTNLSASFDKAGKNLLEPDALREALYLGIDLFNNRAVDFEINKNPLRKQYFERGSDNEKLDLTKDDSDKI, from the coding sequence ATGAATAATAATTTATTAAGAATAGGAATTAGTCAAGGCGATATAAATGGAGTTTCTTACGAGCTTATTCTCAAAACCTTCGAAGATGCTCGCCTGTATGAGTCGTGTATTCCTGTTTTATATGGTTCGTCGAAAGTATTGGCTTACCATAGAAAGGTCTTAAATCTTCCTACTTATTCATCAAATAATATAACAAAAGCTGATGAAGCTATGCCCGAAAAATTTAACATTATCAATGTAATAGATGATGAAGTTATAGTTGAATTAGGAAAGCAAACACAAGAAGGTGTTGCGGCGTCTTTGAAATCGTTGGAGAAAGCACTTGCCGACTTAAAGGCGGGAAATATAGATATTTTGTTAACAACTCCTACCGCTTCGGAGCAAATAATTGAAGACGACTCCGAAAATGATAACTCAAAGATTAATATGCTAATTAGCGATACCTTTCGTATAGGATTAGTTACAGATAAAGTACCTTTCTCTGAAGTGCCATCTTTGATAACAAAAGAAACGTTAGTAAACAAAATTAAAGCTTTACATAATGCTTTAGTGCGCGACTTTCAAAATACATCTCCTCGAATAGCGGTTTTGGCATTAAATCCTCAGGCGGGACTAAACGAGCAACCAGGCAAAGAAGAAACTGAAGTAATTATACCTGCAATACAAACTGCAACAGAAAATAAAGTGTTCTGTTTTGGTCCTTATTCGGCAGATACCTTCTTTAGTTCGGGCGAATATATGAAATTTGATGCAACTCTGGCAATGTATTACGATCAGGGTATGATAGCTTTCCAAACTTTAGGACAAGGAGTTAAGTATATGGCAAATACTTCAAAAGTTGCAGTTTCTACCAACTTATCTGCATCGTTTGATAAAGCAGGGAAAAACTTATTAGAGCCCGACGCTCTTAGAGAGGCTCTGTATTTAGGAATAGATTTGTTTAATAATAGAGCGGTAGACTTCGAAATAAACAAAAACCCATTAAGAAAACAATACTTTGAACGAGGTTCTGATAACGAAAAATTAGACCTTACTAAAGACGATTCGGATAAGATATGA
- a CDS encoding NDP-sugar pyrophosphorylase family protein (product_source=COG1208; cath_funfam=3.90.550.10; cog=COG1208; pfam=PF00483; superfamily=53448), producing the protein MNYAIIAAGEGSRLAQEGVKKPKPLVELNGEPLIDRLINIFCKNNANSISIIVNEEMTEVREHLQSLKLNIPLNLIVKSTPSSMHSFYELSKFLKEDKFCLTTVDTIFKEEEFTPFIEAFERNNDDGMMAVTSFIDDEKPLYVSLEESDMMINNFLDKPDGIAKYVSGGIYCLTPKAILTLDKCISSGVSRMRNYQRQLITDGLKLKAYSFNKIVDVDHAEDIRKAEKFLLQTDCNEN; encoded by the coding sequence ATGAACTACGCAATAATAGCAGCGGGCGAAGGTTCGCGATTGGCTCAAGAGGGAGTTAAGAAACCTAAACCATTAGTTGAACTAAACGGTGAGCCTTTGATAGATAGGCTTATAAATATATTTTGTAAAAATAACGCAAACTCAATAAGCATTATCGTTAACGAAGAAATGACTGAGGTTAGGGAGCATCTTCAATCTTTGAAGTTAAACATTCCTCTAAACTTAATAGTTAAATCAACCCCAAGTTCGATGCATAGCTTTTACGAGTTGAGCAAATTCTTGAAAGAAGATAAATTTTGTCTGACTACGGTAGATACAATCTTCAAAGAAGAGGAATTTACTCCCTTTATTGAAGCCTTTGAAAGAAACAATGACGATGGAATGATGGCTGTAACATCTTTCATTGATGATGAAAAACCTCTCTATGTTTCTCTGGAAGAGTCGGATATGATGATAAATAACTTCTTAGATAAGCCCGACGGTATAGCAAAGTATGTGTCGGGTGGCATTTATTGTTTAACACCCAAAGCAATACTTACTTTAGATAAATGTATTTCATCTGGAGTGTCGAGAATGCGAAACTATCAACGACAATTAATAACAGACGGATTAAAACTTAAAGCTTATTCTTTCAACAAAATTGTAGACGTAGACCACGCCGAAGATATTCGTAAAGCCGAAAAGTTTCTACTTCAAACAGATTGCAATGAAAATTAA